The Candidatus Omnitrophota bacterium sequence GTGATTGCTCCCTCCGACGGGGTAGATGAAATAATGCGCCATGAAAGGATAGAAGAATTGCTGGAGGTGCTGAGCAAAAGGGAAAGGGAGGTAATAACTTTAAGGTTCGGGTTAAGAGACAGCGATTATCGCACGCTGCAGCAAATAGCTAAAAAATTCAAATTGACCAGAGAAAGAGTACGCCAGATCGAGGTCGGGGCAATACAAAAATTAAAGACGCTGATCAAGACAAAACAAGAGGGCTAAAAAAATATGGAAGATTTAAAAACCCTGATTAGAAGCATTCCTGATTTTCCTCAAAAAGGAATTTTGTTCAGAGATATTACTACTTTGATCAAGGATAAAGAACATTTTAAAATCGCTATTGATGAATTAGGGGCGAGATATATCGATAAGAAAATAGACAGTTTGGCGGCGATTGAGGCGCGCGGTTTTATTATTGCCGGTGCCTTGGCTCATAAGCTGGGATGCGCAATAATCCCGGTCAGAAAAAAAGGCAAACTGCCTGCCGAAACCTATCAGGTAACGTATGACCTGGAATATGGCACAGACACTTTAGAAGTCCACCGGGATGCAATCAAACCCAAAGACAGGGTCTTGATAGTCGATGACCTGTTAGCGACCGGCGGAACCGCTCGGGCAGTTATT is a genomic window containing:
- a CDS encoding adenine phosphoribosyltransferase: MEDLKTLIRSIPDFPQKGILFRDITTLIKDKEHFKIAIDELGARYIDKKIDSLAAIEARGFIIAGALAHKLGCAIIPVRKKGKLPAETYQVTYDLEYGTDTLEVHRDAIKPKDRVLIVDDLLATGGTARAVIDLVNKLQGEIVELTFLIELTDLKGREKLKDYPVFSLIKY